gattcaccgtcttctctagtaTGGACTTCACCTCgcggttagaaacctcggcttgtccatttgtttggcgatgataaggtgttgcaatcttgtacgaacctgtttttgaagtgcgaacccccatcgctaattatggctcttggaattccaaaccttgcaaaaatattagcttgcacaaaatctgtaaccactttagaatcatagTTGGGGttgcattatttatttatttatttatttatttctaggtcaaaatggtttattgaagcaaaaaaacgtaattacaagaattacaaaataggaggctcaaggcctccccacccccataaaccaaaggggaaaaaATAGCAACAAAAAATGctaaaagctcataaaataagctcctaaacacaaTTAAATAACATAAAGAGGAAATCTAGGAACAATAAAATCATCTGCGACCCTTATTTCCAAACTCTAGCTTGGGCATGTAGCTCAGATGGTAGAGCGCTTGCTTAACATACAAGAGGTACGGGGATCGATACCCCGcaactcaaattttttttggAACTTCTAAACTTTCAGTGAAAAACTCGATTTTGCTCCTAGGCTAGCTCTGGCGATTTTAGGGTTTGGcttttttcaacaaaaaaaatcgCGCTTCTCCTTGGATCATCTTTTGGTAATCAGGGATGGAGAATCAACCTGACTCCGGTCATAATAAGGCTCTCTCTTTTGATGATATGCTTAAAGGTAAAAAGAATCATGTTACTACATCTGTGGATATTAATACTCTTCCTAACCCAACCTTTAAGGAAGGTAAACCTGTTGTTGTTATTCCAGAGGATTTCTCCATGGAAGGTTGTGCAGTATGGCGTTATAGTCTTATAGGGCCTCTTGATTTAAAGACTCTCAAGTTTGATGATGTGAAGACGAACTTAGTTCAGCAATGGCAGCTTCATGGAGATAGGATTCAGTTCGTCCTCATGAGCAGGggtttcttcatcatcaagttATTATCTGCGGaagataaaactagggtttttcgaAAAGAGGCTTGGATTGTTGAACAACAACCACTCAGATTAATAGAATGGTTTCCTAGGTTTGATGCTGAAATACAAAAAACATCTCATGCTACGGTTTGGGTACAGTTTTCGGGTTTGCCAGTTGAATTATGGGTGGAGAAAAATCTTCTTTCACTCGGATTATCTTTGGGTACTCCAATTGTTGTTGATAAAAGGACATTAAATCATGAATACAgttacttttgttgttgttctgatTTACATAGATTTCTCAAACAACGACACTGATGCAATTCATGTTCAGGATGGAGGTAGGGATTTTTGGCAGCCAATTGATATCCAAAAACAATCTAAGTTCTGTTCTAAATGTAAGATTATTGGTCATAGTGACGAAGAGTGAAGCAGGAAAAAACATGGTAAGTATACCAACACTGATGGTCTTGTTCAGAAATCTGTTAATCCAACAGATTGGAAGGAGGTTCCGAAAAAGGGAAGTAAAGCTTCTTCTTGAGTTACTGTTGTGGCTCATGCAAATAATACAAATATGGTGCCTGTTTCAAATGATCTTGTTCCGTAGAACCTGCCAAGAACACATCTATTGTGAATGTTGATAAGGGGTGGTAAATGGTGAATCTATGAGTTTCATTGATGCGGCTATTTTGGAGAAAACCAAACAGCTGGAGGAAGAGGTGGTAAGGTCTGAAGCTATTTATAGAGCTGCATCTGttgaattgttgaaaattaagcAGTCATCGACGTCTCATACAACATTAGTTTGTAAAGATCGTGGTAAGCCTGAGCAAACTAAGTTAGATGTGAGGGTTGAATTGGATAGAACTAAACCTTCACAGTCTGATGGGACTGTTACGTCTATTTCTCCAACTCCATATATGCTGATTTGCTTAAGGGTTCTGAATTTTTGTCTCCTAATAAGTTTGATGTTCTGAACTCTGTCTTGGCCCAAGAAGGTGAGGAGTTACCTGATGAGTTTAACGTAAAAAAGCTAGTTAAGTGTGAACAGCTCATTGTTGTTCAGCGAAGACTTGATTCTTTAAAAGAAACCAAAACTTCTTCAGATTCCTTGTCTCATTCTTTGTCCGACTCGGAGGTTGATAGTTCTGACTTGGGTTATCGTGCAAGAAGAGGTGCTTCTCCAAGGCCTGATAATTCAAGGAAAGTTACTAATTTTATGCATCTAGTCAAATCCAACCCCAAACATTTTTAATGCGGGTTTTTTTTCTGGAATATGAATGGGGTCTCTCGTGAAGAGGCTAGATATAAATTGTGTGAGTTAGTTAGTCAGTTTAAGCCTGATATTTTTTGTTTGGCTAAACCAAAAGTGGCTTGTTCAAACAGATTCATTAGAAGGCTTAAGATGGAGGGTTATACTACAACTGTTATTCATAATTCATCGACTACCTCTATTGGTAACCCGTGTATTTTTTGTTCTACTGTATGGGACACTCCTGTAGTTGTCAATATGAGTAGACAAGCTATAACTATTTCGGTATATGGTGTGCATATTAGCTATACTCAAGTTACTAGAAGGAGACTTTGGGAACAACTTAACACTAGTAATATCGATATCCCTTGGTTGGTTATTGGTGATTTCAACTGTGTCTTACGGATAGAGGAGAAGAAAGGTGGACTTGAACCGCGTACTTCTGCAATCAATGAATTTTGTGACTGGATGGAAGATAATTCTCTTTTCGAAGCGGATGCTTTGGGGAATATttttacttggtctaattgtcaaACGGGTGCTTCCAGAATCATCAATAAATTGGACCGTGCTTTGATTAACTCTGCTTGGTTGGATAAATATGAGAactggcggtgtaaagctcttcctagagaAGTTTACGACGATTCTCCGCTTATGGCGTATCCTTTTGTGGTTTTGAGACCTCGCCGTGCTCCTTTTCGGGTTCAAAAGATGTGGTTTCTTCATAATGATTCATGAGAATGGCTAAAGATAGTTAGGGAATGTCGGTTCATGGTTCTCCTGACTTTgtctttcctttcaaattgaaacGTCTGAAAGCAGTAATGAAAGAGTGGAATCTGTCAGTTTTTGGCAATGTGAATTCTCGGCTTAAACAAGACATGTTGCGTTTTGAGATAACTGCTAGAGTCTCTGATGAAGATCCTACGGATTTCTTTAAACTGAATACAATGAAATAAGCTATGTCTTCTCTTCAGGAGACGCGTCTTCAGCATAATATGTTGCTCAAACAAAAATCCAGGAATACTTGGCTTGTGGAGGGAGCAAGTAATACTGTTTTCTTTCATAATAACATTCGTATTCGTCAAGGTAATAATACTATTTCTGAACTTGTTGATGAGAATGGTAATACTATTACTAATGTTGATGAGTTACGTGACTATGTGGTACAATTTTATGAGAATAAATTCAATGGTGAAGACTTACCTATTGAACCTCAGTTGTTTGACTATGGTCACCCTAGTATCTCAACTGTTGAAATTTCTCAAATAGACGCTATTCCTTCTCCTGAAAAGATTAAAGATGCAGTTTTTAACTTGAATGTTGATGGTGCTCCGAGTCCGGATGGTTTTTCGGGTTGTTTCTATGGACATTGTAGGGAGATCATTGCTGACGACTTGATTAATGCTATAGTTTACTATTGGCTTTTGAAGCGCATCCCTAATGGTGTTAACTCTAGCTTTATTACTCTCCTTGCCAAGGTAAGAGGAGCTAATACTCTTCGTAACTTCAGACCAATAGGTCTTAGTGATGTTTTCTTTAAAGTTTTTACTAAGTTTCTAGCTACTAGACTTGGTAAGGTTTTGGATAACTTGGTTTCTGAAGAACATGTAGCTTTTATGAAGGGTCGTAATATACATGAAAATATTAGTGTCTCTTCTGAGATGGTTAATGAACTTCATATCAAATGGAAGGATGGAAACATTGGTCTGAaacttgatattactcaagcttttgatacCGTTAGTTAGTCTTTCGTTTTGGAGGTCTTTCGTCAGTATGGTTTCTCGGAGGATTGGTGTTTATGGATTCTTAATATTTTACAATCAGCAAGAATTTCTATTCTT
This is a stretch of genomic DNA from Papaver somniferum cultivar HN1 chromosome 1, ASM357369v1, whole genome shotgun sequence. It encodes these proteins:
- the LOC113356126 gene encoding uncharacterized protein LOC113356126, translating into MSVHGSPDFVFPFKLKRLKAVMKEWNLSVFGNETRLQHNMLLKQKSRNTWLVEGASNTVFFHNNIRIRQGNNTISELVDENGNTITNVDELRDYVVQFYENKFNGEDLPIEPQLFDYGHPSISTVEISQIDAIPSPEKIKDAVFNLNVDGAPSPDGFSGCFYGHCREIIADDLINAIVYYWLLKRIPNGVNSSFITLLAKVRGANTLRNFRPIGLSDVFFKVFTKFLATRLGKVLDNLVSEEHVAFMKGRNIHENISVSSEMVNELHIKWKDGNIGLKLDITQAFDTVS